ccattcatttctttaggttaaaataacaatgtgtatcgactaggaatatatggtttcttatttaataaggtgtaatccttctggagccagaagaactttgagccaagtcaaaatgaaacacaaaaggtaatatttgattacacgatcactgaactatttattaaacacgatttagtatattctttctgtcatgtagctaatagaaaaaaggctgaagcccgtctaactggcgggggcccaccaccacctccccttaccccatctgagggcaaccagtggtaaccagcattgtactgtcctgtaatgattacctatagttagtggaaaaaagtaatgagtttgatgattttaacaaggcaaaaaattaaggatacaaaatcaagttacctgcacattgatactatgaatagatttcctattaacatagtctccctcatttattgaaggagctttaataggaatgtaggtgccatcaatgcacccaattatgaatgaatgaatgaatgccttttattgtcactttacatgtattacatgtattccaaattacatttggaaaccctgaaatagaaagtcatatagggaagtatcaagtgtgtgtgtgtgcaggatgaatacatgtaggctatagatataaatagtatgactatatattaaatatgcatcatagattttactacaaaggacaaacctaccactctgtggaattcctctttaataacacgcagagctttatggacagggaactgtataaacgtgtgtaagaagcgttaagtaccagacatactgtgcgaacggctctacacacagttgcctttcctatatgctctgcgtcgcccatattgtacaaaaaatgccctgacgcaaaaaaccgaagtgctatgcacagaatgttttctgtgctaagcgcagacccgcggtttgggtttgtgacatttgcaatatgcggtttcaagagatgttaagtaaatgaacgattcttttgaaaactgataacgctttttcaaataatcattaggaaatgacaagacatcaatacgcggtcttataactctctcccggcgaaaaaaaccttgtataatttatgcctccacgttcacaggatcgtcatcaaaagggcacgccatgctcagtaaccttctgcaacaaacttaccctggaacataacctgctcagtagcaggttatcttcagagagtaagctgctatggttacgtacatacccagaaagttaacctccgtttttggaaccgaaagttgaggttatccactaacttacccttaaacttacccgggtatgtcacataacctgctttctggaatacccccctggtgggaaaaaaaataaaccagagTTTCAgttgctgttatttatttagtaCAACTAATAAACTAAGGAAACGCCACCATCGTAAGATAAGCGAAGTCTCAGCCTTTTAGTAAAACGGTCCGGCTGTTTTCAGGAGGCTCTCGTTGGTCACGGGGAACGTCTGCCGTGGTGGGAGGAGTCAGAGGCGCATGAAACGACGCATGACGCATGCACGTCacgatgcatttttttttaccgccGCAAGCCCTCTGCCACTTAACGGCGTTttgattttattgtaattcatATCATTAGCAATTTATTTAAGTTAAAAGTATACCAGATTGGGCAATTGTTTATACAattttttcctgtttgtatATTTTGATGGATTGAGGCTTAGTCACATAACTCACCTGTCGATAGTTCCGATAAGGTTGGCGTAGGGCTGTCCTTACTCCGCCAGTTTGAAATCCCGCGGTCACAGGTACAGTTTGCATTCTTATTACCGGTGATGTATACATTAATTTGCTCGTATTATACTCTAGCaagtaaaaaataaactatGGTATCATTATTCTTTAATGAGTATTCGTTAGTCAGCATGCATTATTGGGAAACCGAGATTGCAACGGTTTGGGAAATTAGCGAACGATGTTGTGATTTTATTaactgaatattttaaattatttttatatattctaATCTCAACAGACGATATTCTCTACAATTAATACATAAATCAGACTTGCTTGATTGTCTAAATGTtaattttgtgttgtttttcttttttttaactgctTCTACTTAGGATACGATGAGTGTGGAAGTGGAGAGGAAGTTTGTGTGTGATGCCAACATCCAGGACAAATTAAGAGAAATTGGAGGTGTGTCCAGGAGTCAGACTCTGGTAGAGTATTTCTGTGCAGAGATCTGAGAAACGGCATCATAAATGTCTCTTTCTGTGTAAGTCTGACTTGTCTTTCTCTGCAGCGGTGTGTGTTGGGCAGTGCCAGTTTGAAGATAAGTATTTTGATACCCCAGCCCATCACCTCACCCTCAGAGATGTCTGGCTGCGCTGCCGGCAGGGATCATGGGAACTCAAATGTCCGACGCAGGAAAGTGGGAACCCAGAACTGGGCCTGTGCTCTCGTTACAGAGAGATAACCAGCCTCCCTGAGATTATAGCTAAAGTAGAAGCAGTCATAAAAGAGAGTAGTGGAGATGAAAAGCATGATACTGAGCAGGCTGAAGAGCAGAAAAAAGCTGACAGATATGATCAGAGAGCAGCTACAGAGATGAAGCCTGGGAAAAAAGAATCGGGTGAAGGTGGTTTTCCGTCGTGGCTGGGCAAACTTAACCTGCTGCCGTTTGCTGTGTTCACCACCAACCGGTGTTCGTTCAGACTTGACGGGGACACCGACCTGGGGGGAGTGCGGGTGGATCTAGATCAAGCTGATTTTGGGTTTTGCATTGGAGAAATAGAAGTTCTGGTTCCGGACGGAGAAGAGATGCATTCTGCGCTGGAGAAGATTGAGAGGACTGCCCATAGGCTGGGTGAGACACAAAGAGCATTATCAGTGTCTTGTGTTGTGCTTTGGACTTTAATCTTATATAAGGTGCTTTCACACTGAAGTTCAGGAACCTGGTCCCTGGTTACAAGTCCCTGGGCTATCTCGACCAGGAACGTTTGTAGCTCCTGGTCATTTTCATGTGTCACTTccacaccacacaacaaaacTGGGatgtttatgctaaataagcatgggagatTAAAAAAAGTTTGTAGGTTAAACTACACATATAATTTTACTTACATGACTAATGAAtttcattaaatgtaattgaggtacaaaaataattccatctgctcaatttttgctctatctttttttttgcaattctGGATAAGTTCCAGGTTAGCAGGGGtgtttgtggtcaaccaatcagcaagctatgGCTGTAAGTGCCTCCCCAGAATGAAAAGTACCTGGTCTGTAGTAGGGACTATAAAATGGTTCCAGAACTTCCTCTGAGCAACTACAATCGGGCCAAGTTCCTGCAATGTGAACGCGACAAAAGTCCCTGGTTCGGGGAGAAAAGGTTAAggttccagaaaaaaaagttCTAGCCATATTAATGCACCTAGAGTTAAGACCAGTTTTTGACTGTTTCTTTTTGTAATGACAATTCATTTTATCTGTTTTTTAGTTGGCCTGTTAGTGTTTCAGTAATCCCTCTTTCTCCTTTTCTTTTCAAGGTCTGTCTGGTGATAAAAGAGTCCCAGGAAAAATGAATGTCTACTTGCAAAGATATTGCCCAGAACACTTCAAGGAATTATTCAATGCTAACATTTTGTGACAGAAACCTTACAATCTAGATAAGGTAAAACAAAATAGATTGGCTAGTTAGCCACATTCAAGGAAATATGTAGCAGATATTGGTAGTATTGATTTTACATTCATGAGCTTAACTACACAGTGCCACAAATGTGTGTTTAGCAGAAAAGGGAACTTGTGTAATCTGAAAAAAATTCTGAATATAATGTAATTgctgaacatttaaaaataaatgtgtatattcAGTGAGTACTTTAGTATGTACACTTGTGTGTTGCTCCAAAAAGCAAATAATGAAATTGCAACTTGATGCATACATCATGCAGACAGGATCAGAATGTTCACATATGGTTCAACACTGAAATATAAAGACTAAGATGTTTAATCTAAGTGATTCTAAATGTGGTGTAATTGTTGGTGTGAGAtgtggtggttccagcatctcagaaatagTCACAAGACCAGGATTTTCACAGTCTGATGTTTACTGAGAATGGTGTAATAAAGAAAACATCTTCTTGGCAGCTGGTTCTGGAGGCAAAAGGAGGTCCTTCTGTGGTTTTTATATTAGATGGTGTAGCAATATGATTTTCTGAGGACACTCTGGGAAGTCACTGCTTTATTTGCAAATctgaataaaatttaaacagaaTACAGCAGAGTCATGGGCTGTGTGATATGAGAGCCTGTGTATTAAAACCCAAAGTATCTAGTTACCCAGACAGTGGCTAACAAGCTACCTGCTGGTTATGGTTTCACTCTGGGTCTGTGCTtgtctgtgtgattgtgtgtgtgttagtagATGAGAGCCTTGCAGTCTCCTCTTGGCTTCTTAATCTTGT
This window of the Paramormyrops kingsleyae isolate MSU_618 chromosome 1, PKINGS_0.4, whole genome shotgun sequence genome carries:
- the thtpa gene encoding thiamine-triphosphatase, whose protein sequence is MSVEVERKFVCDANIQDKLREIGAVCVGQCQFEDKYFDTPAHHLTLRDVWLRCRQGSWELKCPTQESGNPELGLCSRYREITSLPEIIAKVEAVIKESSGDEKHDTEQAEEQKKADRYDQRAATEMKPGKKESGEGGFPSWLGKLNLLPFAVFTTNRCSFRLDGDTDLGGVRVDLDQADFGFCIGEIEVLVPDGEEMHSALEKIERTAHRLGLSGDKRVPGKMNVYLQRYCPEHFKELFNANIL